From the Caldalkalibacillus thermarum genome, the window TTGTGGTGTTTCCTCACCAAAGCGACGATGGCAGGAACAAAGTAGAGGAAAAATAACAAATAAATCGCCAGTTCCACAAAACATCAACCTCCATTTCATTTTTTGCAGGGGGCATTGCGCCCCCTATTTTTCTATATCGGCAAATGGCGTTTAAACATTCACTAAACGCAACACGACACCCAACAGCAAAGGTACGGCAAAGAAGAAAGCGGCGGCCATGATGTACCATTTCACGGCATCCCACGCTTCGGCCCGTTTGGCCGGGTTTTTGCCGGATGTAGCCGCTACAATGCCATGCCACATTCCCAAACCAACGAGAACGACACCGCCAATAATCCCGATAAAGTTCACAATCCGGCGNCAGAATGACACCGCCAATAATCCCGATAAAGTTCACAATCCGGCGAATGATCTCACCGATGGAACGGTCAAGGTCAATGGCTCTGATGTCAGATGTTCTGCTGGGTATCCTTAATGAAGCATCTGCCGTTTCTGCGGCAAACAAAAAGATCATGACAAAAAGTGTCATGACCGCAATGTGACGTTTGTATTTTAACAGTTTGTGCATAAAATATCCCTCCCGATATTATTGCTTGTTAAAGCAGTTGTGATACTCAAACCGGGACAGAAAACCAACCAGTGCCAGCATCCCCCCCTGCACCAATGGTTCCAGCGGCTCCAGCCATTCTTCAACCAGTTTCTGCTTCCGTTCCGCCTCACCCCCCCTTTCATCTGAAGTGACATACTCCCACCACCTACGTTTACGCTTAGTGGTGGGAGACTTCTGTCGGAGGTAAGTTAAATTAGCAGTTTGTGATATTCAAAATGATCCAGAAAACCAACTAAAATCCGCATCCCTCCTTGGGCATATTCTTCTGAAGGAATCAACCACACCTCATTTAACCGTTCCCAACGTTCCGTTTCATACCCCCCTTCAAGCGCCTGTATGAACGCCTGCCTGTTTTCCTCGATCTGAAGATGTTCGGTCATGTGAATGTAAAAGAACATATGTGTGAAATCAAGCAGAGCCGGATGAAGTTCATAAAACTGGTCAACAGGATGTTTTTCCAAACTGCCAAAGTAACCAGCCAAGCCGTCATAATGCCCTTCCATTCTGGCTATCCGTTCCAGTGTCCAGCCCCAGCCCTTTTTCTGCCTGTGATGTTCCAGCCATGCCAGCATATAAGCGATCTGTACCCCTGCCCATCCCAGATGTTTTGATACAACAATAGGAATTTCTTCTTCCCATTTGGATTTGTCAACATTCTGAAAGACGCTCATAACCTCATCAAAAACATAATCACCAAACATGTTTAAGGCGACAAAGCCGGTCACATATTCCCTAAAACCCGGCCAGCGTCCCATCACTTTATCCGATCTTTGAATAATTTCCTCGTTGAACATCATGTCTTGACCATCACCAATGATACAGATTCTTTCATATTCATTCATATACTCTTCCTGTGTTTTAGGCAGTTTTTCTAGTGCCAACAAAACCAACACCTCCGATGATTATTCAGTCCAAGTCCATTCCAAAAGACTGAAGCAAGGCTTCTGCACTTTCCCTGACTGATGTCTGGCGTTTCATCTCCTGCTCCTGTTGAGACTGTACCTGACTGACCACCACCCCCTCCGAAAGTTTTTTCTCAACATCCAGCAGACGCCCGTTGATGTCGGACAGAATCTGTTCCAAACGCTCAAGCTGTTGGTTGATCTTGTCCTCTTCCATGGCCTTCCTGTAAGCAAATTTCAGCATCCGGCGAATCATTTCGCTACGTCCCGATGAACGCACGCTCTTAAACAGGGCAACCAGTTCCGCATCTTCGTCCGTCAGTCTGAAAGTGATTTTGAGGGACATAACTTTTGTCCCCCTTCGTTACATGGCATTTTCTCTTTTCTCAGCCTGCCAGATGGCACGACCAAGCTTCAGATAGCCCAAGGCATTGGCAAACTGGCTGTCAGCAACAAGTTCCAACTGATGGCTCAGCATCTTCTTAAGATATGGGAAGTATAGCTCCCCTCCACCACCAGCCACAAAGATCATGTCGAGCAAGTCCAGTACATTGTTCCACGACTCCTTAACCCCGTCCGCTATTTTGGTGGACGTATGGACAAGGCTGGACTCAATGGTGTCGTCAAAACGGACGGGCTGGCCACGGTAACGGATCATTCTTGTCCGAATGATACGGTCAATGTATTCCTCAGACAGATCAGACCCGCCTGTTTTCTGTTTGAAAGCCCGCAAAATATCTTTGTGCAGGTTGACTACCCCCTGCACGTCAATCGTGCCGGACAACTCCGGCTTTGGTTTGAACGACCCGTTTTTCTGTATCTCCACGACAATGAAATCTGTTGTTCTGAAGCCAATGTCAATCAGCCCCACCTTGGCTCCTTCTTCCACCAGTTGCGGATAGTTGGGCGCAAGCTGGTCAGAGTACAGGGCACTCATGACGGCTCCTGCTCCCTGTGGAAAGACAATGCACTGTTCCACGCTGATCCGCCTTGTCGCCCTGCCCAATGGCCCGGACACCCATTCCAGTTCAGGATAGACTCCTTCCAAAACACGCTTGACCTCTTTGGCCTGCTGTTTGTAAAAATCAAGCGGCAATCCCGTCACCAGACGCACCACCTGCTGTTCCGGCGGCGTGACCAACTGTATGGCCGCATTCATCATCAGTTTGGTATGTTCATGGCGGTAACGATCCTGTTCAAATATACGCACACTGTTTTTGGATTCCTTTTTGGCCAACTCACCCAAGAAAAACTCCTGCCCGTTCATACGCACGTGACACTCTGAAATATCCTGCCCCGAAGAACCAAAAAGCCCCGCCAGTGAGCGGTCATGACCGGCTCCCACCAGCGAGGGAAACAATACCTTCTTTCCACTTGTCGATACAGCTTTCACATAACCATAACCCAAGTCTACTGATACAATTGTCAATAAAATTACCTCCCCGTTAATTGATGTTTTTGTCTGGCCAATTCGTACATGATGGCCAGTCGGAAATCAAACACATCGCCCAGCTTTTCGTTATTATGGGCGTTGTACCAAACCTCGCCGTCTGTATAGACATGGTCAAACAACCGGCTAAGATCGCACACCTTTGCTATTATGCTTCCCTTTTTGTGGACAATCCCGGCAGTGACTGAATGAATCCCATTATACACCTGACAAACATTGATGTGAGTAAAGTAATATGCCTTATGGTTATCTTTATCGTACTTAAAATCCGTTTTAAAAATATTTAACACCCTATCCTTCAAACTCTGTCTTTTCCAAGGCATCACCCACACACAATCATCGGCAAGATCAACGTTTATTTTCTTCCCTTCTTCCGGATAAACTTTCAAAAAGTCGCCTCGTTCATTGTAATAATGAGATGGAAAAAGATAATTGGGCAGTGTATCCTCAAAGTGTGCGTCTCTGTACAAAATGGTGGTGAGTAAGTCCATTTTCAGGTCTTCTCTCAACACGTCCAGCACAAAGTCAATCAGAACAATTTTGTTTTCTTTTGTCTCTTTTTCCAACCACGAATCCACCAAACCAAATGTCCTCGAATACTCAAAACCCGGATAGGGCAACTTGTGTTTTTCCGGCAGATCAGCGTTCTTTCTGTTCCATTCCAAAATCTTTCTCAGCATTTTTTTCGCCCCTTCCATGCAAATAGTGTTCTAATATTCTAATCAAATTATAGTAGATTCTGCCTTGCATGAGGGGCTCATAATACATCAAGGTGATAATCTCGTGACAGACTCGCATGTATTTTTCTTCCTCAAACGCCTTTCTGATATGAAGCATATGAAAAAGATACCAAGAGTGAATCGCATCCCGTTTTTCGTACACTTTTGCCGGTTTTCTTTTGCGAAGCTCGTCACAAAAAAGAACCAGTGCTTTCTTTGCCCGCCGGTTCTCTTCCTCTCCTTTATCGTTCAACCAACATGCATGGGGGTCAATAATCCGGTATAACTCTATATCCATATGACCTTTCCTCCTTATCTACAGTGAAAACATCCCAGCCATGCGGGAAAACAGACCCAACGTGCCCAGTACGGCCAACAAAACGAACAATATCTGCACCACAAGCGCACTTGCGCCCATGATCATCCCGGCCACACCAAATTTCCTTAATTCCTGATCCTTGCCCAAAAAACCGAAAACAATGGCCATCACAGCCGTTGGCAAGGAAACAAGACCAACGATGGGCAAAATGCTAAAAGATAAGGATAACACCCCCGTTATCCCTGATAACATATTCATTAACCCTTGCCGGGCGGGAGAATCAATGACCAACCTGTATTCCTTATTTTTGTTATCCAAACCGCTTGGTCTACCTCCTTAACCTTGCCTTATTCCACTCGTGCTCCCCCCTTCCTCTAAACCATGTTCATAATAAACGCCGCCACAAACAAAAAGGGCGCAAATGGCATTGACTTTTTACGCATCACAAGCGTGACCAACAACCCTGCAAAACATGCGATCCACAGTATCCAGATGACAGACAGACCAAACGCCGTTCCGATCCCGGCGAGAAGTTTAATATCCCCTCCCCCTACCCAGTTTTGATTGATGAGTGCCATAACTAAAAGGAGGCCCCCTCCAATCAGAGCGCCCCACAATGATTGCAATGGGTCTTTAAGCAATATTAAACCTGTAACGGCAAGTATGACGGGGACAAAGTCAGGGATAATCCGGTAAAACGAATCATAAAGGGCTGCCCAAAATAGAGCAGCCCAAAAAATAATAAAAGCCAATATATCCATTATTTTTTTGCTCCTTTACCATGCCGGTTTTTCTTTGTGTACCTGTTGTTCAGATGTGACGGTTATCATCGGTTGCCAATCACCGCCACCAAATAAACGTGTCACAGGAAAGAACATCGGTACGTGATAACTCACCTTCACAGCGACTTTGTCGTCTTGAATATTTACGTCTACATCACGGTTGGGATCAAACCGCCGTCCTGTCCATGTAACCAGATTGCCTTCCACTTGATCATGTAACGCAGAAATTTGCCAACTGGTTGAGTGATCATGAACCACAATGTTTTCAAATATTTGTTTTTCAACACTTTCCAATCCGTTATTATGCCGAACCGAATAGATGACCGTATAATTCCCCGGTGTTGAAGGCGGTTGCAGTTCATGTGTCCTTCGATAGACTGTACCTGCACCTACAGGCAGACTAATATTAATCTCTTGCCGATGAACAGTATTGCTTCCCTGTTTCCATTCAACGATGATTTTGTGTGTATTGGCTCCCATTGAACGGTTTTCGTTGTTCTGAAAGGCTATAACCACTTGTCTCTTTTCAGTCACTAACCATTCCTTGGGAAAGGTATTCTGATCACTGAAAGATATATTTAACCCTTCCACCACTTCTATGTTCTCAAAAACTTGCATTTTGTCTGCTGTACTTCCGCTCGTTTGCCGTATTAATTTGTATCTTACTTCATAAGTTCCACTCGACAAGTCAGGCACAGATATTGTAAAGTTCTGGTCAACACTCCCTCCAGAGTAAATGGTTTGGGGTAAAGAAAACATTTGGTGATGAACAACTTGACCATTCTTTACCCATTCCACCCTTAATCTCACATCACTGTCCCATACCTGTGCATCCGCAGGATTGGAGAAAGCAATCCGAACAGTTATGTCGGTTTCTTTTGTTACCAAAGAAGGAAACTGATTGTTCTCATTCCAGTTAACTTTAAAGGGAACAAGTTGGGTAATCAAAACTTGACCGTGTCCTTCTCGGACTCCCGTTTCCTCTCCACCATTTTCAACTCCACCAATATAGTTGCTTCCCCCGTATGCCCGGCTAGGGTCATCTCCACAAACAGACCTTCCTCCCCTGTAGCCTCCGCCTCCACCAGCAGTGTCTGAAGGCCATTGATTGTTAGAACCATACCATCCTAAACATCCATCCTGACCATTTGGCCCAGACATGAGATTCGTTCTATTTCCACCGTGATGTGAACTACCAAAGTGGTTTAGAAAACCTCCAGCTCCACCACCTGCAACGATTATTCGATGGTCATAAGTTGTGCCTCCCCGGCGAATATCCGTAGCTCCGCCTCCGCCGGGGCCTCTGCTCCCTGCTCCATATCCGCCTCCATTCCAACCCCCATCATTATATGGTGATCTTCGCCCATACCATCTATCAATATTTTCGAGTGAATCTCCACCCTTACCGCCTACATAGATGTAGAGGGTTTCTCCGGCTTCCAATTCCAATTCACCATAAGCATAGCCACCACGTCCACCTGTATCTTCTCTTGTACCAATGCGTCCCCCTTGCGCTCCCCATACTTCCAGTTTGTATCTTCCTGTTTCTGGGACAACCCATGTTTGAACATTGCCGGTATAATCAAACCGGAATGTTTTGCGTCCTTCATCATCTGTTCCCTCTACTGGCTGAGCATTTGCTGGTTCCATTGCAGAAGTAAATAACAACAAAACAACCAGTATGATGACAATTCCTCTTTTCATCAAAATCAGGCGAGGATACCCCAACTCCTAAGCAATAGCGAAAGTTGGGTAGGGATCGCCCTTCCTCCTTTCAATCATTTCTTGCATCTTTAATTATTCCTGTCACAGGTTCACCAGTACCACCTTGCGAACTTTGACCTTCCTTCCGGCCATCCACTGTCCGGTTATGATCAATGTCAGGCTGTTCTCTTATTTGATCAACCTTGACCGCCACTGTTTTGTTGACCAGCGCATTCAAACGCTGTTCCATTGTTCCATCGGCTGGGATCAGGGGCTGAAGGCCAAGGCTACTCAAATAAAAATAACCTCCTTGTTTGGTCAATACCCCAGTCACATAACCGGATGGAACATTGGATTGTTCCCCATAAGATGTCACGGTATCTGTAGGCAGATGGGCTTCCACTATTTTGGCTGCTTCCTTGACTGCTTGGTTAGCACTGTGTGACGATGCGGCGACTCGTGCTCCATGCCATGCTGCCTCACTCACAACTTGGTGGGCATTATACAACTGATACCCAATAATCCCGCCAAAGATCAAACCAAAAACGACAGGGACGGCAAGCGCATACTGGACAAAATCACCTCTTTCATTCTTCAGGATTGTGGCTAACCGCCTAAGCATCCTGTTCCCCTCTCTTCCGTCAATATTGTCTATAACCAGAAGACGGCTCGATCATATACACACGGGTCTGTGTAACTGTTTGTATCGGTTCTCTTCCCAACAGTTTCCACGCAAAATCAAAGGGCCCCACTCTGACCGAAGCTTGAACAGTAGCCACAGCATAGGAGCCATGGGTATCTGTCGTTTTCTGTATCTGAATATGTTCCAATGTACCAAACATCTTTACCGAACCTTGGAAGGTTTCCTCAGCCTTTTCCCTGGCCAGTTGGATATTCTCCTGTTGAGCGTATATCCGGGACGCTTCCCGTGCCGCTTTTCCGGCCGCATTGGTCACAATCTGCTTCTCAGCGATGTCATAGGTCAAGAACACGATCATGATCAGCAAAGGCAAAATAAGGGCCGCTTCCATCAGCGACCCTTTCCGGTCTAATAATCGAACAATTTGCAAGTTGTTATCACCTCTTTCTACCCAGTAATCTCAACTTTGACCCTAGCTTTGCTTGACTGCTCAATGATGATTCGCCCCATATCATCCACGGGCGGTTCAATCCCCATGATGCGTGACATGGCCTCAAGGATAGGGCCAATCAGATACGTCTTAACTCTTGCACGGGCAGAAAATTGATACTCGTCCACATCACTGTACTCTCCCCGGTTATCCGGCACACCTTCACCTGTCACGGCATCAATCATGCCACTGGCGAAGGGTTCACCATGAAGATCAGCGGTGTATATCGTGACCCTACCTCTGCCATCTGACGTCCAGCCCATGTTGTCCATGTTGCGTTTAAAAGTCCGATAAGCATACTGAAAAGCTGTTCCATGATAATTCACAATCCTGTGATTGTACGTGACAGGGTCTACCCGAATAAGTCTTCCCTCATTGTCATAAATGCGCTCTTCGTAAGTATCAGCGTAGACATCTGCTGCCAATACACCAGCAAGGGCAGCCGCATCCACGGCTGCCTTCAGATCATTGGAAATGGCCCGTATCTGGTTAAACTCAATGATCAGAGCCACCAAAGCCAGCATTATGGGGAAAACATATGCCGCCAACATCAAATAGCCTTTCTTGTCTTTGAATATCTTAATAACCCTCAGCTTGTATCCCTCCCTAATCCTCTTCCGGCGGTGGAGGATTACATGTGAAAGACTCTCTGGCGATCTCAACCCATCCCTTGACCGGAATGGTTGTGGAGTTGGAACTGGTATGCGTATGCCACCTAGTGCTGGCATTGACGGTATACGGGTCACGGGTCTGTCCACTTGCCACCGGCCCTGCTGTTGACCCATACGGCCCCAAATTATATGTGGCACTGTTGCCATCCACTTCAGCCGTAACCGTGATCGGAATGTTGCTGTTATTGGTTACTGTTGAGTTAACCGTATAATTTGCTCCATTCCATTGATACGTCACAGCATGTGTATTTGGCCCATACGCACATCCGGTAGGCTCTCGCCTAACTTCTGTCTCCATCGGCGCATCAGAGTAACTGGGTGACAACGAGATAGTCGCTGGTGCAATGACAAAAGTAAAGGAAGCGTTGTTCACTTTTTTGTTTTCGTGTTCCGGGTCCAGTGTTGCGGTAATAGTCTGGGTATTGGTACTGTCTTTGGACGGTATCCCTGACTCAAAACCATTGATCATTTGCCCGGGAGCCAATCTGCCGGTTTGAATTTCCCGTTTTCCTCTTGCATCCTCTATCTCAATCTTGTAGTCAAAGTCAATGGTGTTCGGGTTTCTCACCGTCCAGTTGGTGCCAAAGGCTGATTCGGTGCTGGCATTATTGGAATTTAGAGTGACTTCCGGTTTAAGAAAGGCAATATACAAGGGAAGCTCCGGATAGTGTTTCCCCACCCCTCGAACAACGATGTAATCGGGATGGATGTTAGGGTGGAGGTTTTCCACCACCCTGATGGTCACTTCATAGCTGGTCATCCCTTCGTGGCGCTTGGCACTGTCAAAGATGATGTCGTTTTTGCCGGGAGAAAGTACCACGTTTTCCTCCCTTTGCACTTCAAATTCCAGCGCTTCCTCATCAGGGCTTAGGGATTTAAGTTCAATGTGTGCCTTCACATCAAAGTAGTTTGGGTTGTTGACGTGCAAGACCACACGATGATCTCCCACAGCTTTTTGGCTGATAGTTGCCGTGGGAGTGTAGAGCGTGTCTCTGACTGTAATGGTTTCTGTTCTGGGCACTTTTTGGCGTATGATTTCCATGCGTGATGTATCCACCCATATCTTGCCATTGGGGGGCTGGGGGTAGAATACCCTCAAACCATCCAGTTCCCCCCAAATGCCCCTGACTGTCCATGTGTTGCCATGACGATCTCGCAGGGTTTCTGTGATGTAACTGTCCGCCACAGCCACAGTTGTCAATAAAAGAATGGCTGCCACAAGGACAGCCAACGTTATCCTGCGTTTCACTCACAACCCTCCTTTACTCAACCAGCCACTGTGTCCGGCGGTAGCGCAACTCAGCACGATTGAGGTCAGCCCAGTAGCCATCCTCAATCCACCGAGGCACTTCTTCCTCAGTGTAGGTGGTAATGGTCGCAAAGCGCAGAAAGTCTTGGGCTTCTATCAGTTCCTCCGGCGGAATTTGCCACGGGTCTTGATCACGGTCGGCAACATCCAGCCGGATAGCCACCGTATGTTTGTCCATATCAATGGTATTCTCTTCGTCCCGGGACATAATTTGGTTTGGCGTAAAAGCAATTAAGGTTGCTTTTGCCTGACCCGGAATGTACTCCAACATCTCCCTTTCAAACATGGGTGACCAGTTGGGTGCTGTTGCCGTGCCCTGATTCTCCATTGCCTTGTTTTCGTCCAGCACTTGCCCCACAGTCACAAAAAGATACACAGGGTCTTTGTCAGGGTTTTCCTCGTCAGTTGGCATACGCCATGTAAAGTCAACCTCTATGGTTTCATCGGGGTCCAAAAATTCTTTTAATACATCAGGTGTTGTGCCGATTGTGTTTGAATCTATCCGTGCATTTCTGGCCACAACATCCTTTACGCCATTGTCCGTTTCAAAAGTATATCTGTCACCAAACAGCATCCCAAGCACACCGCTGGAGTAGACCTGTGGACG encodes:
- a CDS encoding glycine rich domain-containing protein, with the protein product MKRGIVIILVVLLLFTSAMEPANAQPVEGTDDEGRKTFRFDYTGNVQTWVVPETGRYKLEVWGAQGGRIGTREDTGGRGGYAYGELELEAGETLYIYVGGKGGDSLENIDRWYGRRSPYNDGGWNGGGYGAGSRGPGGGGATDIRRGGTTYDHRIIVAGGGAGGFLNHFGSSHHGGNRTNLMSGPNGQDGCLGWYGSNNQWPSDTAGGGGGYRGGRSVCGDDPSRAYGGSNYIGGVENGGEETGVREGHGQVLITQLVPFKVNWNENNQFPSLVTKETDITVRIAFSNPADAQVWDSDVRLRVEWVKNGQVVHHQMFSLPQTIYSGGSVDQNFTISVPDLSSGTYEVRYKLIRQTSGSTADKMQVFENIEVVEGLNISFSDQNTFPKEWLVTEKRQVVIAFQNNENRSMGANTHKIIVEWKQGSNTVHRQEINISLPVGAGTVYRRTHELQPPSTPGNYTVIYSVRHNNGLESVEKQIFENIVVHDHSTSWQISALHDQVEGNLVTWTGRRFDPNRDVDVNIQDDKVAVKVSYHVPMFFPVTRLFGGGDWQPMITVTSEQQVHKEKPAW
- a CDS encoding prepilin peptidase — translated: MDILAFIIFWAALFWAALYDSFYRIIPDFVPVILAVTGLILLKDPLQSLWGALIGGGLLLVMALINQNWVGGGDIKLLAGIGTAFGLSVIWILWIACFAGLLVTLVMRKKSMPFAPFLFVAAFIMNMV
- a CDS encoding TadE/TadG family type IV pilus assembly protein — encoded protein: MLRRLATILKNERGDFVQYALAVPVVFGLIFGGIIGYQLYNAHQVVSEAAWHGARVAASSHSANQAVKEAAKIVEAHLPTDTVTSYGEQSNVPSGYVTGVLTKQGGYFYLSSLGLQPLIPADGTMEQRLNALVNKTVAVKVDQIREQPDIDHNRTVDGRKEGQSSQGGTGEPVTGIIKDARND
- a CDS encoding ParM/StbA family protein, which translates into the protein MTIVSVDLGYGYVKAVSTSGKKVLFPSLVGAGHDRSLAGLFGSSGQDISECHVRMNGQEFFLGELAKKESKNSVRIFEQDRYRHEHTKLMMNAAIQLVTPPEQQVVRLVTGLPLDFYKQQAKEVKRVLEGVYPELEWVSGPLGRATRRISVEQCIVFPQGAGAVMSALYSDQLAPNYPQLVEEGAKVGLIDIGFRTTDFIVVEIQKNGSFKPKPELSGTIDVQGVVNLHKDILRAFKQKTGGSDLSEEYIDRIIRTRMIRYRGQPVRFDDTIESSLVHTSTKIADGVKESWNNVLDLLDMIFVAGGGGELYFPYLKKMLSHQLELVADSQFANALGYLKLGRAIWQAEKRENAM
- a CDS encoding DUF6710 family protein, encoding MLRKILEWNRKNADLPEKHKLPYPGFEYSRTFGLVDSWLEKETKENKIVLIDFVLDVLREDLKMDLLTTILYRDAHFEDTLPNYLFPSHYYNERGDFLKVYPEEGKKINVDLADDCVWVMPWKRQSLKDRVLNIFKTDFKYDKDNHKAYYFTHINVCQVYNGIHSVTAGIVHKKGSIIAKVCDLSRLFDHVYTDGEVWYNAHNNEKLGDVFDFRLAIMYELARQKHQLTGR
- a CDS encoding TadE/TadG family type IV pilus assembly protein — translated: MQIVRLLDRKGSLMEAALILPLLIMIVFLTYDIAEKQIVTNAAGKAAREASRIYAQQENIQLAREKAEETFQGSVKMFGTLEHIQIQKTTDTHGSYAVATVQASVRVGPFDFAWKLLGREPIQTVTQTRVYMIEPSSGYRQY